GCTCAAGAAATCACAGCCGAGTTCGGTGCAGCACAAGGGCGACCGCGACCTGGTCACCGACATCGACCTCGCGATCCAGCGCGACATCGCCGATTACCTGGCCCAAACCACACCTGACATCGCACTACTGGCCGAAGAGTCCGAGCAACAACCGGACATCGAAACCTCCGAGTGGCTCTGGGTGCTCGACCCCATCGACGGAACCTCGAACTTCGTCCACGGGCTCCCGTTGTGCGCCGTATCGCTGGCCCTGCTGCGGGGTGGCCGCACCGTCGTCGCCGTCACCCATGCGCCCCTGCTCGGCAAGACCTACCACGCGATCGAGGGCAAGGGCGCCTTTGTCAACGGGCAGCGGATCAACGCCAGCGCCGCCGACAGCCTCAGCGGGGCCATCGTGAGTCTCGGCGACTACGCCGTCGGCCACGACGCCGGCAGGCTGAATCAGCACCGGTTGGCGCTCACCGCCGAGCTGGTGCCGCGCGTCGAGCGCATCCGCATGATCGGCGCGGCGACCCTGGACCTCGCGTTCGTGGCCGAGGGATCCCTGGACGCCTGCGTGATGATGTCCAACAAGCCGTGGGACACCGCGGCGGGGACGCTGATCGCCCGCGAAGCGGGGGCACAGCTCACCGACGCCCAGGGCAATCCCCACACCCACAAGTCCCCGTCGACCGTCATCAGCGCGCCGGGCATCGCCGAACAACTCGCGACGGTCATTCGGAACACCGAGAACGCCGGCGACCGGTACGCGGCTCCCGTCGGCTAGCGGCGGCTCAGCTCAAAATTTCGGCTCAGTTCAACATTTCGGAGATGGGCACGGCAGCCGCGATCTTGGCGCGGACCTTCATGACCTTGCCGGGCATCCCGCCGCCGACCACCCCGACCAGGGCCCCGTCGCGTTCGTAGTAGGCCAGAAACTTGCGGCCGTCGTCCTCGACGACGTGGACGATGTCGTCGGCCTCCGGCTCGCCCAGGCACTGGATCTTGACGTCGTACTGGTCGCTCCAGAAGTAGGGGACGACCACCGCGGGGGTCACGTCCTGCCCCAGCATCGCGGGCACCACGGCGCGGGCCTGGTCGGCGACATTGCTCCAATGTTCCACTCGCCCTTGGTGTCCCGTCGCGTCGCGCCACGACGCGACATCCCCGAGAGCCCACACGTTCGGCGCGCTGGTGCGTCCGGCCTCGTCGCAGATGACACCGTTGTCGACGGTGACGCCGCTGCCCTCGAGCCATTCGGTGGCCGGGCGCGACCCGATGCCGACGACCACCACGTCGGCCGTCAGCTCGGTGCCGTCGCTCAACACCACCGCCTCGACATGCGTGTCACCGCGCACCTCCGCCACGCCCACACCGAGCCGCACGTCGACGCCCTCGGCGCGGTGCAGGCGGGCCACCAGCTCGCCGATCTGCTCGCCGAGCACCGCGGCCAGCGGTGTCGGCTGCGGCTCCACCAGCACCACGTCGACCCCCAGGCTGCGCAGGCTGGCCGCCACCTCGCAGCCGATGAAGCCCGCGCCGATGACGACGGCGCGCTGCGCCGCCGACGCGTGCTCGCGCAGCGCCAGGCACTCGTCGAACGATCGCAGCACCCGGATGCCCTCGAGATCGGGAATCGCCGGGATGCGCCGCGGGACCAGCCCCGTGGCGATGACGAGTTCGTCGTAGCGCAGCGTCGTCCCGTCGTCGAGCGTCACCGTCTGCGCCGCGGTGTCCAGACTCTTCGCGGCCGACCCCAGGCGCAGGGTGATGTCGTTCTCGTCGTACCACTCGCGCGGTTTGAGCGCGGTGTCGTCGACCTCTTTGCGCAGCACCTCTTTCGACAGCGGCGGGCGGTCATACGGCAGGTGCACCTCGTCGCTGACGAGCGTGATGGGCCCGGAATACTCCGATTTCCGCAGCTGCTCGGCGGTGCGGGCGGCAGCCAATCCGCCGCCGACGATCACGATTCCGTTGGTGGCGCTTTCGTCACTACTCACGTGGAGTTCTTAGCACGATGGCCGGTCAGTACTTTAGGGCACCCTTATCCACGGGGATCTGCGTGCCGGTGAGTGTCCCCGAGCCGTCGCCGGCGAGCCACGCCACGACGTCGGCGACTTCGTCGGCCGTCATGAAACCGTTGGGCTGCACCGGCATTGGGGGAAAACTGTGCACGAAGCTGGGATGGGTGGCGAAGATCTCCATCATCGCTTCGGGTTCGATCATCGGGGTCTCGACCGAGTACGGATGGATCGAGTTGACCCGGATGCCGTATTCGCCGAGCTCGATGGCGAGGGTGTTGGTGAGCGCGGTGAGCCCGTGCTTGCTGGCCGAGTAGTGGCCGTTGCCCGGTGTGGCCTTGAGTCCCGCCGACGAGCTGACCACCACGATGGAACCGCCGTTGCCCGCCTCGATCATCGCGGGCACGGTGGCACGCAGCGTGCGCCAGGTGCCGGTCAGGTTGACACCGATGACCGCGTCCCACTGCTCGTCGGTGAGTTCCCAAACGCGGCCCCAGCTCAGCACTCCGGCATTGGCGACCACGATGTCGAGCCGGCCGAACTGTTCCATCCCGTCGGCCACCAGCTGCCGCAGCACGGCGTCGTCGCGGACATCGACCTCGCGGGCCAGGATCTTGCGCCCCTGCCCCTCGACCAGGCGCGCGGTCTCGTCGAGGTCCTCCCGGGTGGCGGGCGGGTAGGTCACGCTGGCGGAGGCCGGCGCGCAGATGTCCAGCGCGATGATGTCGGCGCCCTCGGCGGCCAGCCGCACCGCGTGCGAACGCCCCTGGCCCCGGGCGGCCCCGGTGATGAATGCCACCCGCCCGTGCAGTGATCCGTCCCGTCCAGCCACGTGTAACCCCTTCGACCGCCAATAGTCCAAGCCAGGCTAGCAGCGGAACTGAAACGTGTTCTAATTCACCCGCCGATCGGTGGCCGGGCCCTAGATTTCGGAGATGATCTGGGCGCGCCGGCCGTCGTATTCCTGGTCGGTGAGCGCGCCACTGGCGTGCAGATCGTTCAGCTCCTGCAGCCGCGCGGCGATCGACGGTTCGGGCGGCGTGACGACCGCCGATGGCGCCGTGCCCGCCGACGGCGGGGCCGCCGGCGCCGGTTGGGCGGCCGGTGCCTGCTGTTCGACGGCCCGGCGCACCACCGCCTGGATCTGCCCGCGCAGCGCCGGGTTCGACCGGATGTCGACCATCCGGTCGAGCGGAACGTTGTTGGCCTTGAGGATTGCCAGGATCTCCATCAGCGGGCCCGCCTGCCCGCTCAGGTCGTAGGTGCGGTTGTCCTCGGCCACCGTGAATTGCGCGGGCATCAGACCATTGACCAAAGCGCTTCGCTCCCAGTCGATCCGGTATTCGTTGGTGGTGGGGTTGACCAGGACGACCACCTTGCGGGCGTTGAGGTTGCCGAGGCGGGTGACGCTGGCGATCACGCGGTCTTCGCTGTCGAACGGCAGGAGCCCGGCCCCCGCGATGTGCAGGTGCACCTTGACGACCTGCTGGTTGTTGACCCACGTGCCCGTTTCCGTGATGCCGGTGATCTGCGCGAGGGCCAGCACGCCGCTCTGCTCGAGCGCGGCCACCTTGGCCGACGTCTTGGCACCGTAGTTGGCCAACGCGAGCGCGATCAGCACGTCGGCCGCGGTGATGAGCAGGCCGACGTAGAACATCCATTGCAGCAGGCTGTCGAGGCCCATGACGAAGTACACGACCAGGAAAATCGGGCCGACGAGGCCTCCGCACAGCAAAACGACCAACTGTGCCTTCAGGTAACGCGCTAACACTTGCCCCTCCTCGGCTTGCTGGGGTTTTGTGTCAGATTAGCGCTCGGAACCTCGCGGCGAACGCGTTACTCGCAAACCGATTCCGGGTGTCACACGAGCGGCGGTCGCAAGCGCGGCGAAGCCGGGCGCAGCGGGCCGCCGCCATCAAACGAGCCGGTCGGGAGGCACGATCGGCACCCGGCGCACCGGTGGTGCCGCCGGCTGCGTCCCCGCCGGGGCGTGCGGCGCCGCCGTGCGCGGCGACACCGGCAGCGTCGTGGCCGGGGAGGCCTGCGGCGCCACCTCGGCCTGCATCGGTGCGGCCGCGCCGGCCGGTGCCGACGTCGCGGGCGAGACGGTGCTCGCGGGGCCGGCCGGTGCGTAGGCCGGTGTCGCCACCCGCGCCGGTCCGGCCGGTGCGGTGGCCGAGGCCAGCGTCGCCGATCCCACCGGCGCCGCCGCGACCGGTGTGCCGACCGGTGCGGGCGCCGCGGCGGCCGCGGGCGCCACCGCCGCCGCGAGGGGCCCGGCGGGCGCGGTCGGCGCGGACGCGCCCATGGCGCCGGCCGTCATCGTCGGTACCTGTGCGGCCATCGACGCGGGCGCCGCCGCGGTCTGCAGGGGCGTCGCGTTGGCCGCCTCGGCGGCGGCGTACTGCATCGCGCCGCCGTTCATCAGCTGCACGAATTGGCTGTGGAACGCGGCCGCCTGGGCGCTGAGCGCCTGATAGACCTGGGAGTGGGCGTCGAACAGGGCGGCGATGCTCGCCGACACCTCGTCGGCGCCGGGGGCGAGCACCGCCGACGTCGGCCCCATCGCCGCCGTGTTGGCGGACGTGATCACCGACCCGATACTGGCCAGGTCCGTCGCGGCAGCCGCGACGAATTCGGGAGTCGCTTGAACGAACGACATCGGCACCTCCCCGCCAGGCCTTACGGTCACCGAGAACTATGCCGAAATCCTAGTCCAGGGCGCGCCGCGGCCGCATCATTTCAGCGCCGGTCCGACCCGACGATGCGCACAACAGACAAAGCCCGGATTGCCGTGTGGGCAATCCGGGCTTTGTTCTGACTGAAGTAGCGAACTACTTGATGATCTTGACGACCCGGCCGGCGCCGACGGTGCGGCCACCCTCGCGGATCGCGAACCGCAGACCGTCGTCCATGGCGACGGGCTGGATCAGCTTCACCGAGATGTTGGTGTTGTCACCGGGCATCACCATCTCGGTGCCCTCCGGCAGCGTCACCACACCGGTCACGTCGGTGGTGCGGAAGTAGAACTGCGGACGGTAGTTGTTGAAGAACGGCGTGTGCCGGCCGCCCTCGTCCTTGGACAGGATGTAGACCTGGCCCTCGAACTCGGTGTGCGGGGTGGTGGTGCCGGGCTTGGTCACGACCTGGCCGCGCTCGACGTCCTCACGCTTGATACCACGCAGCAGCAGACCGACGTTGTCACCGGCCTGACCCTGGTCGAGCAGCTTGCGGAACATCTCCACACCGGTGACCGTGGTCTTGGTGCTGGTTGGCTTGATACCGACGATCTCGACTTCCTCGTTCACGTTGACCACACCGCGCTCGACACGACCGGTGACGACCGTGCCACGGCCGGTGATGGTGAAGACGTCCTCGACGGGCATCAGGAACGGACGGTCGGTCTCGCGGACCGGGTCCGGGATCGACTCGTCGACGGCCTCCATCAGCTCTTCGACGGACTTGACCCACTTCTCGTCGCCCTCAAGCGCCTTGAGCGCGGAGACCCGCACCACCGGGGCGTCCTCGTCGAACTCCTGGGCGGCCAGCAGTTCGCGGACCTCCATCTCGACGAGCTCGAGGAGCTCCTCGTCGTCGACCATGTCGGCCTTGTTCAGGGCGACCAGGATGTAGGGCACGCCGACCTGACGGGCGAGCAGCACGTGCTCACGGGTCTGCGGCATCGGGCCGTCGGTCGCCGCGACGACCAGGATCGCGCCGTCCATCTGGGCCGCACCGGTGATCATGTTCTTGATGTAGTCGGCGTGACCCGGGGCGTCGACGTGGGCGTAGTGACGCTTGTCGGTCTGGTACTCCACGTGGGAGATGTTGATGGTGATACCGCGCTGACGCTCCTCGGGCGCGTTGTCGATCTGGTCGAACGCGCGGGACTCGTTCAGGTCCGGGTACTTGTCGTGCAGAACCTTGGTGATAGCCGCGGTCAGCGTGGTCTTGCCGTGGTCAACGTGACCAATGGTCCCGATGTTGACGTGCGGCTTCGTCCGCTCGAACTTCGCCTTCGCCACTTCTGTGTCCTCCTGGACTAGTTGGTGCTTGTTAAAGCAGTGTTGGTGTTTTCAGTTGTGCCGCGCCCAAGGCATTGCAATGACCCGGCAAGATTACTCCGAGCGACTCTTTACTGGCCGGTCGCCTTCGCGATGATCTCCTTTGACACGTTCGCCGGCACTTCGGCGTACGAGTCGAAGACCATGGAGTAGTTTGCCCGGCCTTGGGTCTTGGACCGCAGGTCGCCGACGTAGCCGAACATCTCCGACAGCGGCACATGCGCCTTGACCACGCGTGCACCGCTCCGCTCCTCCATGGCCTGGATCTGGCCACGGCGGGAGTTCAAGTCGCCGATCACGTCGCCCATGTAGTCCTCGGGCGTGGTGACCTCGACGGCCATGATCGGTTCCAGGATGACCGGCTGCGCTTGTGCCGCAGCCTTTTTCAGCACCTGGGAACCGGCGATCTTGAAGGCCATTTCCGACGAGTCGACCTCGTGGAACGCCCCGTCGAGCAGTGTGACCTTCAGGTTCACCAGCGGGTAGCCGGCCAGGACGCCGTACTGCATGGCGTCTTGGGCACCGGCGTCCACCGACGGGATGTACTCCCTGGGGATACGCCCACCGGTGACCTTGTTCTCGAACTCGTAGGTCGCGCCGTCCTCGCCGGTGAATGGCTCGAGGTTGATGATCACCTTCGCGAACTGACCCGAGCCACCCGTCTGCTTCTTGTGGGTGAACTCGACGTTCTGCGCGGCCCGCTTGATGGTCTCCTTGTAGGCCACCTGCGGCTTACCGACGTTGGCCTCGACCTTGAACTCGCGACGCATGCGGTCCACCAGGATGTCCAGGTGCAGCTCGCCCATCCCGCCGATCACGGTCTGGCCCGTCTCGTGGTCCAGGTGCACCTTGAAGGTGGGGTCTTCCTCGGCGAGCTTCTGGATCGACAGCGACAGCTTCTCCTGGTCGCTCTTCGTCTTGGGCTCGATGGCCACCTCGATGACCGGGTCGGGGAAGGTCATCGACTCCAGCACGACCTGCTGGTTCGGGTCGGACAGGGTGTCACCGGTGGTGGTGTCCTTGAGCCCGATCACCGCGTAGATGTGGCCCGCCGACGCGGTCTCCACCGGGTTCTCCTTGTTGGAGTGCATCTGGAACAGCTTGCCCAGCCGCTCCTTCTTGCCCTTGGTGGCGTTGATGACCTGGCTGCCGGAGTCGACCTTGCCGGAGTACACCCGGACGTAGGTCAGCTTGCCGAAGAACGGGTGCGTGGCGACCTTGAACGCGAGCGCGGAGAACGGCTCCTCGGTCGACGGCTTGCGGGTGACCTCTTCGTCCTCCTTGCCCGGCGCGTGACCGACGGCCGGCGGCACGTCCAGCGGCGAGGGCAGGTAGTCGATGACGGCGTCCAGCATCGGCTGCACACCCTTGTTTTTGAACGCACTGCCGCACAGCACCAGGTAGGCCTCGGAGCTGATGGTGAGCTTGCGCAGCGCACCCTTGATCTCCTCGACCGACAGCTCCTCGCCGCCCAGGTACTTCTCCAGCAGCGCCTCGTCGGTCTCGGCGACCGCCTCGAGCAGCTTGGTGCGGTACTCCTCGGTCTTCTCGGCCAGGTCGGCCGGGATGTCGATGGTGTCGTAGGTCTCGCCGAGCTTGGTCTCGCCGCGCCACACCTTGG
The sequence above is drawn from the Mycobacterium marseillense genome and encodes:
- the fusA gene encoding elongation factor G; its protein translation is MAQKDVLTDLTKVRNIGIMAHIDAGKTTTTERILYYTGISYKIGEVHDGAATMDWMEQEQERGITITSAATTCFWKDNQINIIDTPGHVDFTVEVERSLRVLDGAVAVFDGKEGVEPQSEQVWRQADKYDVPRICFVNKMDKIGADFYFSVRTMEERLGANVIPIQLPVGSEGDFEGIVDLVEMNAKVWRGETKLGETYDTIDIPADLAEKTEEYRTKLLEAVAETDEALLEKYLGGEELSVEEIKGALRKLTISSEAYLVLCGSAFKNKGVQPMLDAVIDYLPSPLDVPPAVGHAPGKEDEEVTRKPSTEEPFSALAFKVATHPFFGKLTYVRVYSGKVDSGSQVINATKGKKERLGKLFQMHSNKENPVETASAGHIYAVIGLKDTTTGDTLSDPNQQVVLESMTFPDPVIEVAIEPKTKSDQEKLSLSIQKLAEEDPTFKVHLDHETGQTVIGGMGELHLDILVDRMRREFKVEANVGKPQVAYKETIKRAAQNVEFTHKKQTGGSGQFAKVIINLEPFTGEDGATYEFENKVTGGRIPREYIPSVDAGAQDAMQYGVLAGYPLVNLKVTLLDGAFHEVDSSEMAFKIAGSQVLKKAAAQAQPVILEPIMAVEVTTPEDYMGDVIGDLNSRRGQIQAMEERSGARVVKAHVPLSEMFGYVGDLRSKTQGRANYSMVFDSYAEVPANVSKEIIAKATGQ
- a CDS encoding inositol monophosphatase family protein, which encodes MKTMQELFEIAWQATQIGAATLKKSQPSSVQHKGDRDLVTDIDLAIQRDIADYLAQTTPDIALLAEESEQQPDIETSEWLWVLDPIDGTSNFVHGLPLCAVSLALLRGGRTVVAVTHAPLLGKTYHAIEGKGAFVNGQRINASAADSLSGAIVSLGDYAVGHDAGRLNQHRLALTAELVPRVERIRMIGAATLDLAFVAEGSLDACVMMSNKPWDTAAGTLIAREAGAQLTDAQGNPHTHKSPSTVISAPGIAEQLATVIRNTENAGDRYAAPVG
- a CDS encoding SHOCT domain-containing protein codes for the protein MLARYLKAQLVVLLCGGLVGPIFLVVYFVMGLDSLLQWMFYVGLLITAADVLIALALANYGAKTSAKVAALEQSGVLALAQITGITETGTWVNNQQVVKVHLHIAGAGLLPFDSEDRVIASVTRLGNLNARKVVVLVNPTTNEYRIDWERSALVNGLMPAQFTVAEDNRTYDLSGQAGPLMEILAILKANNVPLDRMVDIRSNPALRGQIQAVVRRAVEQQAPAAQPAPAAPPSAGTAPSAVVTPPEPSIAARLQELNDLHASGALTDQEYDGRRAQIISEI
- the tuf gene encoding elongation factor Tu, coding for MAKAKFERTKPHVNIGTIGHVDHGKTTLTAAITKVLHDKYPDLNESRAFDQIDNAPEERQRGITINISHVEYQTDKRHYAHVDAPGHADYIKNMITGAAQMDGAILVVAATDGPMPQTREHVLLARQVGVPYILVALNKADMVDDEELLELVEMEVRELLAAQEFDEDAPVVRVSALKALEGDEKWVKSVEELMEAVDESIPDPVRETDRPFLMPVEDVFTITGRGTVVTGRVERGVVNVNEEVEIVGIKPTSTKTTVTGVEMFRKLLDQGQAGDNVGLLLRGIKREDVERGQVVTKPGTTTPHTEFEGQVYILSKDEGGRHTPFFNNYRPQFYFRTTDVTGVVTLPEGTEMVMPGDNTNISVKLIQPVAMDDGLRFAIREGGRTVGAGRVVKIIK
- a CDS encoding NAD(P)/FAD-dependent oxidoreductase; the protein is MSSDESATNGIVIVGGGLAAARTAEQLRKSEYSGPITLVSDEVHLPYDRPPLSKEVLRKEVDDTALKPREWYDENDITLRLGSAAKSLDTAAQTVTLDDGTTLRYDELVIATGLVPRRIPAIPDLEGIRVLRSFDECLALREHASAAQRAVVIGAGFIGCEVAASLRSLGVDVVLVEPQPTPLAAVLGEQIGELVARLHRAEGVDVRLGVGVAEVRGDTHVEAVVLSDGTELTADVVVVGIGSRPATEWLEGSGVTVDNGVICDEAGRTSAPNVWALGDVASWRDATGHQGRVEHWSNVADQARAVVPAMLGQDVTPAVVVPYFWSDQYDVKIQCLGEPEADDIVHVVEDDGRKFLAYYERDGALVGVVGGGMPGKVMKVRAKIAAAVPISEMLN
- a CDS encoding PE family protein, encoding MSFVQATPEFVAAAATDLASIGSVITSANTAAMGPTSAVLAPGADEVSASIAALFDAHSQVYQALSAQAAAFHSQFVQLMNGGAMQYAAAEAANATPLQTAAAPASMAAQVPTMTAGAMGASAPTAPAGPLAAAVAPAAAAAPAPVGTPVAAAPVGSATLASATAPAGPARVATPAYAPAGPASTVSPATSAPAGAAAPMQAEVAPQASPATTLPVSPRTAAPHAPAGTQPAAPPVRRVPIVPPDRLV
- a CDS encoding mycofactocin-coupled SDR family oxidoreductase, which gives rise to MAGRDGSLHGRVAFITGAARGQGRSHAVRLAAEGADIIALDICAPASASVTYPPATREDLDETARLVEGQGRKILAREVDVRDDAVLRQLVADGMEQFGRLDIVVANAGVLSWGRVWELTDEQWDAVIGVNLTGTWRTLRATVPAMIEAGNGGSIVVVSSSAGLKATPGNGHYSASKHGLTALTNTLAIELGEYGIRVNSIHPYSVETPMIEPEAMMEIFATHPSFVHSFPPMPVQPNGFMTADEVADVVAWLAGDGSGTLTGTQIPVDKGALKY